Part of the Methylomonas sp. AM2-LC genome, GGTCACTTTTTCAAACGGCACAGCTACGCTAAATACTGGAGATGGCCTTGGGCAGAGTACCTATGCTTACGACTCAAAAAGCTCAACAGCATCTTTTACAGATGGCGCAAACTCCAGCATAGGCAATCTTGGCTTAGTGGGTGCAATTCTTAGCGATACCTCTTTTAGTGTCACCGGCAATCAAATTCTGACTTTCAACTGGGAGTTCACAACTCAAAGTGGAACACCATACAATGATTTTGCCTTAGTAGATATAGGTGGCACCCAATATCAACTAGAGAGTATCATTAAATTACATAACGCCAAAGACAGTGGTTTAGAAACAGCATCAATTGCTTTAGCACCAAACTTCAGCGGCACAGTTTCTTTTGTTATCAGTCACGAAGGCTATGACAGCTACAATTCGGCCCTAAGCATTTCAAATCTTTCTATTGCAGCAGCACCAGTTCCTGAGGCTGAAGTATTGATAATGATGCTATTAGGATTGCCATTAATGAGCTTAGCAGTACGATATAAGCAAAAAACAGCTTGATAACTAATCACTATTAAGCTTTTATTCATAGTAATCTCAAAATTTTATGGACGGAGTATTCGATATGAGATGTAAAAAATTACTTAGTATGTCAATAGCATTAATGGCCATTTCTGGGTCCGCGCAGGCGCTGGATATATTACCAACGCTAACCCCGGTAGTTCCTTACAGTGCGCCTATTGGGGATTGGAACTATTGGATTAATAATCAGTCAGTTAGTTTAACTTACAGTGCAGTTACAGGCGACTACACATTAAATGCAACCAGTACAGGCACTTTTTCTGTATTCAACCAACTATTCGCTCAAAGTTACATTGGCAATGCTAATGAATACAGCCTATCCGCTACCTTTGACAAATCAGGTAACTTTATTGCAAACGCCGCTGGAAGTGATTACTTAAAAATTACAGGCTATTTCAACGATACCACTGCAGCCCAAATTACAGCAGATACAGGCGCGATAGCACCTACCTCAACTTCTGGAACCAATTTGCTGCAGGCAAATTTAACAGGCTTCGGGTATAACACTGCTCAAGATACTTTAGGTTTTAGCACTCTGTTTACTGGTGGCTGGACTACTCAGCAACCCAACATTATAGGCAGCTCAAAGGGTCAAGCCGTATATTTGTACGATCCACTTGGTCTGAATTCAGACGGCACAGCAAACTCATCCAATGAATTAGCAAGTATAATCAGCGCATTTGATGCAAAAAACTTAGGATTTGCACCAACCACAACAATTAATAATATAAACACAATTGCCTCATTACCAGTGCCATTTAGCGGCGTGTTGTTTGGCACTGGTTTAACAGCCTTGTTGGGCTTAAGCCGTCGTTCAAACAGAAAAGCTTAAGTGTAAGTTAAGCATCCTAAACTACATGGATGCTTGTTTTGCTAAAGATCTAGAATATGTAAGTGTAAGCTCTTAAACTTGCACCCACTGTATATGCTTTCAATATACAGTGTGGTGTGTCTTTATACATCAAAGGATCAGTACTCCGTCGAATACTCACTGAATAAAGCGAGTTTTCAGAACAGTCTTTTTATCTGACCAACTCTAATCAACTAGCGAATCCTTATTTAACTCGATACCGCTAGCAATACTGCACTGGCTTTAAACACGGCAGTCACTGGTTGACCTTTTTGTAAACCCAAGCCCTCAACACTATCATTGGTCACTGTAGCGGCGACTTTTTCTCCTCCTTTCAACTCAATATCCACTTCAGCATTGACTGGCCCGCGCTTTATCTCAAGTATTGACCCAGCTAGTTGATTACGTGCCGAAATTTTATATCCACCAAAATCAGAAACCAAAATAATTTGTGGCGCTTTAATTAAGGCAAGTATGGATATTCCTGACTTAATGCCCAACGCTTCAACTGAATTTTTAGTAATCGAAGCAACAATGGAATCACCACCTTTTAAACTAACATGAACTTCGGCATTTACAGCACCCACAATGACGTCTTTAACAATGCCATTAAAATGATTACGCGCACTTGTTTTCATATAATACCTATATTTGAGCTGAAATTAATTGATAAGGAAAATTCGAAAGACAAACTTTAAGGCATCGACAAAACTTGCATACAAGGATAAATTATTAATTTACAAAAAACGCTAACCTGCTTTTAAAAGTACATTTTCCGATATTACCAAAACCTATAGTGAGTTAATATCACTATAACGCGAAAACATTATATTATCTTGTATTTTAATACATATAACATGTATTAAAACAATTATTTACTAATAAAAAACCGTTGAAACAGACATTTCCATTGCATTAAACGATCTAATGCAGATAATTGTTTTTTATACTAATCCAATGTTTACACGACCAATACTATTAGTCAATAAATGCGCAAATTATTAATAAGCACTTAGCAATAAATCAGTATGTATTTTATACGTCGGATCGGTTAGTCCGTTCATGGTTCGACTAAGCTCACCAAGAACGGACTAACCGATATGTAGAACATACTGCGTTTTTGTCAGTGGCTTATAGAAAGCCAGTGACATTGATTTATTGAATGGTATTTTCTCAAAAACTCTTAAACTTTAGTTTGCTTAGAAAGATACAACGTGGGTGGTGTAAAGTCGAAACCAAAATGTTTCGGATCTTCACCAATCACTGCCGCCGAAAAAATATAAAACACATAATCATAAGTTTCTTTTGGAATCTCATACTGTTGTATAAATTTCCAAAAATTCTTATCTCTTGGATTATCGGGCATTTCTGCAATCATACTTTTAACTTTATTATGCCCATAATTATAACTTGCCATCACCAACAAACCGGATGCCTGTGCCTGTGTACTATAAATATATTTAAGATATTTGGCTCCAGCCTGTGTTGCCTGAGCAAAATCAAAACGTGAGTCTTGTGCATCAAATTCTCGGCTATTTGCCAACGGCCCACTCGCCAACCCATATTCACTTCCTGTTGTCGCCAAAAATTGCCAAGCACCTTTGGCTACGCCAAAGCGGGTTTCAGGCCCAATTGCCAATGGATCGAAATTACTTTCTTGAAGCGGTAAATAAATAAAATAAGTTGGCAACCCCTGTTTTTCCAAAGCATCGACAATCACTGGCGCATAATGGTTTTCTTCCAGTCTTTTCATAGCCATTTGCATTCTGCCGGAACTTTGCCAAAGTTTGATGTACTTTTGCACTTCAGCAACAAAGTCATCTGGCACTTCCAATTCACTTTCACCAAACCCTCTAGCCACACGAGTTATTAATTCTTTTTCATATCGCTCATCGCTAGGAAAACTGATCCGCAGAAAATTGATCTCGTTTAAATAGCTTTCATATTTGGCTTTCATCGCTTTTAGCTTTTCTCTTTCCTGCGCCAAGCGTTGCTTTTCCTCGAGTATTTTTTGTTGCTCTTCTCTGGCTCGCTCTTGCTCAGCTTTCAATCGTTCGCCACTGATCTCCTGCATAGTTTGTGACAACGCTTTTGCGCTACTTTCCAACCTTACATCAGCCTGAGATAAATTGACTTCTAAGGTTTTAATGTCATAAAACATATTTATGGCAATCAAACGTGCGTTGGCAAGCGCAAAATGCTGGTAAGTCACAAGCGTTGCTGACAATACAAATAATACGCCTAACAGCCATATCACCTTTTTATAACTCTTACTCCTAACTGCCCTATCCTCACGAATCAGCCTTCGTACCATAATAGTATGCTCGCCCATATCATCGGTTTCTGCTTCGTTCAATAGCCTGTTTCTTACTTCTTCTGCTGATAAAGCTGGCTTGGCCTTAATAATTTGTTGAGCTGGCAAAGATGCTGCAACTGAGAAAGAGTTAGCAGAGGGAGTTGGCTTGTGATGAAGTATTTGCGTAACTTGTTTGGCGGCCTGAATTTCTAACAAATAACCAGACCCTCCCAATACTACAGTCGTGGGCAAATTAAGTTTAATTTTTTCCTGAACTAAGGCATCATTTAGAAAAACACCATGCGTACTTTTTAAGTTGTATAACCAATAACACCCCAACTCCCACTTTACCTCCATATGATGTCGACTAACCAAAATATTTTCAATACTAATGGCATTATCGGCAGCCCGTCCGACATTAAAACGATCCGCAAAAGAATAACTGGCAATACGATTACCTGCGGCATCAAACAAATTGACTTGTAATGTTTGCGCCTGATTTAAGACCGTTTTCTCTGTATCAACTGGCTGTTGCTGTTGAGGATTAGCACGTACCAGTATTGTTTTATCATCATTCATTGTGCAGGGTTGATTTTTTCTGTGTTTAAAATCAGTGAACCAGCAAAATTGTCTATATGCTGCAAAACACTCCACACCAAACTATAGACATTACATATGCTAGAAGTTAAGATTTTTGTTGAGCAGAAACTATAAAATCAGTCTGATACATAGCGAAGTTTTAGCCCAACACAACTTATAGTAGACGTTTTTAAACACGAACGAAACAAAAATTCGCCAACCTATTATCAAGGGCTTGCTAACCCATAGCGTGCTAACTTGATAAAGATCGGTTCTATCAGAAAAATTAAAAATCCGCAAAGTGGATTTGCTTACCACTCGCAGCCAGACGAGTAGCAACAAGTGGACTCAAAGAGAATCTTCCTCCCTAAGTCTTTTGGATTCATGGGCAAGTTAAGAATACTTAATGCTAAGATAGCTTTAAACACTAGGCCAATACAAGATGTCCATTGCCAAATGCACTGGACATCCTGCAAAGTCGAAATCAACGATAAAAAGGACTTTTGTTCCAATATTTATGCATAAGTTGGCTGAAAGGCCTGTTCTGGATTAGCCACCGGACCATCCCCTTCCCAATAGGGTGATAGTTTACGTAAATTAGCCACAATACCCGGCATCACTTTCAGAACCTCATCAACTTCACTCATAGTGTTGTAGCGGGAAAATGAAAAACGAATGGTGCCATGCGCCGCAGTATAAGGAATTTGCATTGCACGCATCACATGCGAAGGCTCCAGAGAACCGGAAGTACACGCCGAACCACTAGATGCAGCAATACCTGCTTTATTCAACAACATCAAAATTGCTTCGCCTTCGATATATTCAAAGGCAATATCGGTGGTATTAGGTAATCGGTTATTCAGATCACCCGTAATAAAACAATGTGGAATTTGTTCAATAATTCCCTGCTCTAATCGGTCTCGCATAGCTTTTACCTGAATATTTTCATACTCCATATGCTCCATAGCCATTTCGCAGGCTTTACCCAAACCAACAATAGAGGCGCTATTTTCTGTACCAGCCCGTCGACCACGCTCCTGATGCCCGCCTCGAAGTAATGGCCGATAACGAGTACCTCTACGCAAATACAATACTCCAATACCTTTAGGCGCATGCAGCTTATGCCCAGAAATGGATAACATATCAATTTTAGTATCTTGCAACATCATTGGTATTTTTCCAACGGCTTGTACCGCATCGGTATGAAACATTACACCGGCATTACTCGCCATATCTGCCATTTCTATGACAGGAAAAATGGTACCGGTTTCGTTATTTGCCCACATAACAGAGACAATAGCCACTTGGTCAGACAACATGTTTTTATAGGATTCCAGATTTAATCGTCCACATTTATCCACGGGTAAACGGTGGATGGTATAGCCTTCTTTTTCCAGATTTTCACATAAATTTAAAATCGCAGGATGCTCTACTGCGGTGGTAATTATTTCTTTACGATTAGGTTGGGCCTTAATAGCCGATAAAATTGCGGTTGAATCAGATTCTGTGCCGCAAGAGGTAAAAATAATTTCAGAATCATGCTCCGCACCTATAAGCTCCTGTACTTGTCCACGGGCTTTTTTAATGGCACGAGCAACACCATCGGCAAATCGATGAATTGATGAAGGATTACCGAACTGCTCAGTAAAAAAAGGGATCATTGCATCAACAACGGCACTATCCACTTTCGTAGTGGCATTATTATCCAGATAAATATCAGGCATGTCCTGCCTCCATAATTGACACCAGCTTCGGCATTTGCGAGGCAGGTACGACACGAATAAATTCTCCCAGCACTTCCAGTAAGCGTTGTTGAATACCAGAAATAGTCATAGAAGCCATTTGACAGCCGTTACAGGCTCCTGTCATATTCACATATGCAATGTTGTCGACAACTTCGACCAATTCCACATCACCACCATCAGCCATCAATTGTGGACGAAGAGCATTTAGAACTTCCTCAATTTTTTTGATGCGTTGCAAATTGGTAAGCGGTTTCTTTTCAGCAACTACCGGTTTTTCTACCGGTGCAGCAAGCGGATCGAAAGATTCGCCGCGCTCTTTAAGTACGCGCTCTAAAATCGCTTCAATATCTTCATGACATGCAGCACAACCACCACCAGCCTTCGTGTAATTTGTTACATCCTCAACGGTACGCAACTTATTTGCCCACACCATTTCTTCTATCATAACGGCATCTATGGCAAAACATTTGCAAATAAGCGCCCCTTCTTCGTGATCATCTTTCCATTCTTCGCCGCGATAATTTGCCACGGCTGCTTGTAATGCTTCACGGCCCATTACTGAACAATGCATTTTTTCTGGAGGCAATCCATCCAGTTCTTTGGCAATATCCTGATTGGTGACTTGCAGTGCTTCATCCAAAGTTAAACCTTTGATAATTTCTGTCAATACAGAAGACGATGCAATAGCTGAACCACAACCAAAAGTTTGGAAACCAGCTTCTTCAATCACTTCAGTTTTATCATTTACTTTCAACGTCAGGCGTAAAGCATCGCCACAACTAATCGAACCAACTTCCCCAATTGCATTTGCACCCGCTACAGCGCCAGCATTTTTAGGGTTAAAAAAATGTTCTTTTACTTTATCTGAATAATCCCACATCACTAATTCCTCGGTAAGCGTTAAGAACAGGTTTTGGTGGGTGCGCCGTTATCGCTAGTGGTAAACGACGAACCACAAGCACAACTTTTTACCGCATTTGGATTTGTAAATTTAAAACCCGAACCATCCAAACTATCAACAAAATCAATAGACATACCATCCAGTTTTGGCAAACTCAGCGGATCGACAAATACTTTTACTTCACCACAATCAATAACGGTATCATCAGTATTTTCAGAGGACTCCAAGCGTAAGCCATAGGAAAGCCCTGAACAACCGCCATCGGTCACTTCAATCCGTAGCCCGCCAGTTGGTTTATCTGAACTGCTAATGAATCTACCTACGGCATTTATTGCGTTTTCGGTTAATGTGATCATTTTTTAATCTCCTGAACGGTTTGGCATTGATCTTGTAACAAGTAAAGCAACCAGTGTGCCATACGTTAAAATTTTAATTAACCAATTGATTTAATTGAATACTGCAAATAACACACTGATATACATTTGGCTTGTTCAACAACAATCCAACTATATTTGTTAGGTTTACTACAAAATACTCACAGGAAAAATGCCATGAAAGTAGACGAATTAGATTTAGGTGATGTGGTTTATGCTGCGCATAGCATATTTGATGATGGCAGTATGCCAGATAGTAAAGAAGGCGAACTATTGGCCTCAGCTGGTACGCGTGGCGTGATTGTAATGAAAGGTCATGTAGAAGAAGATCCAACTTTGAATGTTTTTTTAGTTAGGTTTGAAGACAATGACATGAATTTGGGCCCCCTCATCGGTTGCTGGACCAGTGACTTGGAAGTAGAAGTGCCTGAGTTAGGATAAACTCATCCTAAGCCTTTGTGGTTTAATGACATTTACCAGCTTAACTATTTACCCTTACGGGAATCACTATGTCCGATGCCACTGATTTCATACGCCATTATCATCAACGCACCAAACACCAGATTAATGCTTATGCGGCTGGCCCGGCATCGCTGGATTGGGATGATCAACCAAATCCGTTTCGACGTTTTAGTGGTTGCGAAATTGTAACATTACCTACACCCGGTTCTGATCTCGATGCTTTATTTGCCGAACTAGACAACCCCGAACGGATCAGCTCTCAAGCCTTGGACTTGCAAAGCTTAGGTTTGTTACTTGAATTATCATTCGGCCTTTCAGCATGGAAACAATTTGGTCCGGATAGATGGGCATTACGCTGTAATCCCTCCAGTGGTAATTTACATCCCACTGAGGCTTATGTACTTTGTAGTGATGCAACACTATTAATTCCTGGCGTTTATCACTATGTTAGCCACGACCACCATCTTGAGCGCCGTGGTCAATTTAAGGTTAACCCTGTAAATTCTGAGATTTTTATTGCTTTATCTTCCATTCATTGGCGCGAAGCATGGAAATATGGCGAAAGGGCATTTCGTTATTGTCAGCATGATATTGGTCATGCTCTAGCGGCTTTAAGTTACGCGGCTGCCTGTTTAGGCTGGTCAATTGAATTATGTAGTTCTGTAGCTGATAGTGAAATTGCCGCTGGGTTAGGGCTAAACCAAGCTACTGATTTTATAGCGTCTGAACATGAATCAGCCGATATATTATGTCGAATAATCACTCCATCATCTCCGAGCAACCACTTTAATCCGGTTTGTTTATCGTCATTGTTCGCTTCAACACAATGGTTTGGCACAGCCGAACAACTGAGTGGCCGACATTTTTATCGCTGGCCTATTATTGACGATGTTTCTAAACAAGCAGAAAAACCTGCAACGCCCATCGAACACTGGCAACCAGAACCAGTTTACTTGGCTATACCCAAATACAATCTGACTGCCAGTAAGTTAATTCGCCAGCGCCGAAGTGCGCAAAATTTTAACGGCAAAGCTGATCCCATACCACTTGCCGATTTTCAACGCATGCTTTGTTCTTTGTTGCCGAATCAAAAGCCCCCTTTTAGCGCATGGAATTGGTCACCTGCTGTCCATATATTTATATTTGTGCATCGGGTTGAAAATCTTGCACCGGGCCTCTATTTTTTACCGCGTAACACTACCGACATTCCCAGTTTACAAGCCGCATTTTCTGCTGATTTTGTTTGGCAAACGGTGCCAGCTCCCTGCTCATTTTACTTACTTACCCCAGGAAACGTTAGACAAGCTGCCCAAACCCTCTCCTGTCATCAAGCTATTGCCAGCGACAGTGCTTTCAGTTTAGGTATGCTAGCCCGCTTTGCGGATACTATCAGCACTGCAGCCTGGAATTATCGGCGTTTGTTTTGGGAATGTGGCCTTCTAGGTCAGATCCTGTATCTGGAAGCTGAAGCTGTCGGTCTCAGAGGTACTGGTATAGGTTGTTTTTTTGATGATGCAGTGCATGGTGTATTAGGCTTAAAAGACGATGATTGGCAAAGTTTATATCACTTTACAGTAGGTACACCAAAAGATGACAACAGATTGCAGACCTTACCTGCCTATACGCATTTATTATCTAACTGATAGACCTAATGTATGTACGTCAGTAGAGAGTATCGTAAACACAGCTAAAATCAATGAAGTTGATGAAAATATGATTTGTAAGGGAAATTACTGGGATATCACGTTTTTTTTCGCAGTATTCTGAATTCTATAGAAAAGTGTCGGGGCTTACCGAGCCATTACAATTATCAATAGCACCGTCACTAATTATTGATGCACGAAGTCCATTTCGAATCACTTTATAATCTAGCCAGGGGTATCAAGAATACAAAAACCATTTACCGGATGAGAACCATTAGGGCAGTTAAGTATCGTGATTTTTCTAGCTAATGGTTTATTATATTGCCCTAGTGTGTCCAACATAAAGTACGGCTCTAAAGGGACGCTATCAGTAAAGTGATAATCGACACCCAAGTTAGAAAAGGGGGCGTTAACCCAATACCGGCAAAAAACCCCTTTGTAAAATCATAACCACCACCTACTTCTCCTTGCATGTAATCTGCACCATTGAAATATTTTAGTCGTATCTTGCCCGGCTTCAGCCCGCCATAAACTTTGAATGAGAAAGAAAC contains:
- a CDS encoding TOBE domain-containing protein, yielding MKTSARNHFNGIVKDVIVGAVNAEVHVSLKGGDSIVASITKNSVEALGIKSGISILALIKAPQIILVSDFGGYKISARNQLAGSILEIKRGPVNAEVDIELKGGEKVAATVTNDSVEGLGLQKGQPVTAVFKASAVLLAVSS
- a CDS encoding transglycosylase SLT domain-containing protein, whose protein sequence is MNDDKTILVRANPQQQQPVDTEKTVLNQAQTLQVNLFDAAGNRIASYSFADRFNVGRAADNAISIENILVSRHHMEVKWELGCYWLYNLKSTHGVFLNDALVQEKIKLNLPTTVVLGGSGYLLEIQAAKQVTQILHHKPTPSANSFSVAASLPAQQIIKAKPALSAEEVRNRLLNEAETDDMGEHTIMVRRLIREDRAVRSKSYKKVIWLLGVLFVLSATLVTYQHFALANARLIAINMFYDIKTLEVNLSQADVRLESSAKALSQTMQEISGERLKAEQERAREEQQKILEEKQRLAQEREKLKAMKAKYESYLNEINFLRISFPSDERYEKELITRVARGFGESELEVPDDFVAEVQKYIKLWQSSGRMQMAMKRLEENHYAPVIVDALEKQGLPTYFIYLPLQESNFDPLAIGPETRFGVAKGAWQFLATTGSEYGLASGPLANSREFDAQDSRFDFAQATQAGAKYLKYIYSTQAQASGLLVMASYNYGHNKVKSMIAEMPDNPRDKNFWKFIQQYEIPKETYDYVFYIFSAAVIGEDPKHFGFDFTPPTLYLSKQTKV
- the nifS gene encoding cysteine desulfurase NifS, giving the protein MPDIYLDNNATTKVDSAVVDAMIPFFTEQFGNPSSIHRFADGVARAIKKARGQVQELIGAEHDSEIIFTSCGTESDSTAILSAIKAQPNRKEIITTAVEHPAILNLCENLEKEGYTIHRLPVDKCGRLNLESYKNMLSDQVAIVSVMWANNETGTIFPVIEMADMASNAGVMFHTDAVQAVGKIPMMLQDTKIDMLSISGHKLHAPKGIGVLYLRRGTRYRPLLRGGHQERGRRAGTENSASIVGLGKACEMAMEHMEYENIQVKAMRDRLEQGIIEQIPHCFITGDLNNRLPNTTDIAFEYIEGEAILMLLNKAGIAASSGSACTSGSLEPSHVMRAMQIPYTAAHGTIRFSFSRYNTMSEVDEVLKVMPGIVANLRKLSPYWEGDGPVANPEQAFQPTYA
- the nifU gene encoding Fe-S cluster assembly protein NifU; translated protein: MWDYSDKVKEHFFNPKNAGAVAGANAIGEVGSISCGDALRLTLKVNDKTEVIEEAGFQTFGCGSAIASSSVLTEIIKGLTLDEALQVTNQDIAKELDGLPPEKMHCSVMGREALQAAVANYRGEEWKDDHEEGALICKCFAIDAVMIEEMVWANKLRTVEDVTNYTKAGGGCAACHEDIEAILERVLKERGESFDPLAAPVEKPVVAEKKPLTNLQRIKKIEEVLNALRPQLMADGGDVELVEVVDNIAYVNMTGACNGCQMASMTISGIQQRLLEVLGEFIRVVPASQMPKLVSIMEAGHA
- a CDS encoding iron-sulfur cluster assembly accessory protein — encoded protein: MITLTENAINAVGRFISSSDKPTGGLRIEVTDGGCSGLSYGLRLESSENTDDTVIDCGEVKVFVDPLSLPKLDGMSIDFVDSLDGSGFKFTNPNAVKSCACGSSFTTSDNGAPTKTCS
- a CDS encoding nitrogen fixation protein NifZ, whose translation is MKVDELDLGDVVYAAHSIFDDGSMPDSKEGELLASAGTRGVIVMKGHVEEDPTLNVFLVRFEDNDMNLGPLIGCWTSDLEVEVPELG
- a CDS encoding SagB/ThcOx family dehydrogenase, encoding MSDATDFIRHYHQRTKHQINAYAAGPASLDWDDQPNPFRRFSGCEIVTLPTPGSDLDALFAELDNPERISSQALDLQSLGLLLELSFGLSAWKQFGPDRWALRCNPSSGNLHPTEAYVLCSDATLLIPGVYHYVSHDHHLERRGQFKVNPVNSEIFIALSSIHWREAWKYGERAFRYCQHDIGHALAALSYAAACLGWSIELCSSVADSEIAAGLGLNQATDFIASEHESADILCRIITPSSPSNHFNPVCLSSLFASTQWFGTAEQLSGRHFYRWPIIDDVSKQAEKPATPIEHWQPEPVYLAIPKYNLTASKLIRQRRSAQNFNGKADPIPLADFQRMLCSLLPNQKPPFSAWNWSPAVHIFIFVHRVENLAPGLYFLPRNTTDIPSLQAAFSADFVWQTVPAPCSFYLLTPGNVRQAAQTLSCHQAIASDSAFSLGMLARFADTISTAAWNYRRLFWECGLLGQILYLEAEAVGLRGTGIGCFFDDAVHGVLGLKDDDWQSLYHFTVGTPKDDNRLQTLPAYTHLLSN